The following proteins come from a genomic window of Candidatus Bathyarchaeota archaeon:
- the pyrF gene encoding orotidine-5'-phosphate decarboxylase, with protein sequence MSFKFGMEEAAKKTGSSIVLAFDLPPNELRELFFRAKQILEAVHVHICAVKLNRHLILPLGLFGDVQELVNQAKGYGLPIIMDCKINDIGNTNRIIAEYYFKAGFDAVTANPFVGWEEGLQPVFETAKRVNRGVILLVYMSHKGAWEGYGQRVFIEKANQKVSQYRVFAQKALEWGADGVVVGATYPEKIKEVFSILGEKVPIYSPGIGAQGGNIEDAVRSGAKYLIVGRAITLAENPSQVAEDLKLVAQKSLKKIK encoded by the coding sequence GTCTTTCAAGTTTGGAATGGAGGAAGCTGCGAAGAAGACTGGTTCCAGTATTGTTTTAGCTTTTGATTTGCCACCAAACGAGCTTAGAGAACTGTTTTTTAGAGCGAAGCAAATTCTAGAAGCAGTGCATGTGCATATTTGCGCTGTGAAACTTAACCGCCACTTAATTCTGCCTTTAGGCTTGTTTGGCGACGTACAAGAACTGGTGAACCAAGCAAAAGGTTACGGATTACCCATTATAATGGATTGTAAAATCAATGACATTGGGAACACAAATCGGATAATAGCTGAATACTACTTCAAGGCAGGTTTTGATGCTGTGACCGCAAATCCTTTTGTCGGCTGGGAAGAAGGTTTGCAGCCCGTTTTCGAAACGGCAAAACGAGTGAATCGTGGTGTAATATTGCTGGTCTACATGAGTCACAAAGGAGCGTGGGAAGGCTACGGACAAAGAGTATTCATTGAGAAGGCTAACCAGAAGGTTTCTCAGTATAGAGTCTTTGCTCAGAAAGCATTGGAATGGGGTGCTGACGGTGTAGTTGTAGGCGCCACATACCCTGAAAAGATTAAAGAAGTATTTTCTATTCTTGGAGAAAAAGTACCCATCTACTCACCTGGCATAGGTGCACAGGGCGGAAATATTGAGGATGCTGTTAGAAGTGGAGCAAAGTATTTGATTGTGGGCAGAGCAATAACGCTTGCTGAAAATCCTTCGCAAGTAGCTGAGGATTTGAAACTTGTTGCTCAAAAAAGCCTAAAGAAAATAAAGTAG
- a CDS encoding ribbon-helix-helix domain-containing protein has translation MKLVTVLLPEAYLEGLDELVRANMYPSRSSAIRSAVRDLLKKELWTREQRP, from the coding sequence ACTAGTAACAGTCTTATTACCTGAAGCTTATTTAGAAGGACTAGATGAACTTGTGAGAGCCAACATGTATCCCAGCAGAAGCTCAGCCATCCGCTCAGCGGTCAGAGATTTGTTGAAAAAAGAACTTTGGACAAGAGAACAAAGACCCTAA